In Acaryochloris thomasi RCC1774, a genomic segment contains:
- a CDS encoding ABC transporter ATP-binding protein, with product MASPSPTALQKPHLQRTEPANPVAEKLSVDKACKIFQLKGRKQLCAVDSVSFNVQQNEIGILLGPSGCGKSTILRMVAGLESISAGKILLSGHPIAGPGRDRGMVFQSYTSFPWLTVRENVEYGLKVNGIPRAERRDIANHFIDRVRLTQFRDAYPGQLSGGMRQRVAIARALANGPEILLMDEPFGALDPETRWQMQELLLDIVRTENMTVLMVTHDVDEALFLADKIVFLSSHPGTIREIIPAPRQGEAKPITKESMYEISEYIDLQKRIMHLMREVAHDPAR from the coding sequence TTGGCAAGTCCATCACCCACTGCGCTTCAGAAACCTCATCTTCAAAGGACTGAACCTGCTAACCCGGTTGCGGAAAAACTCAGTGTTGATAAGGCCTGCAAAATCTTTCAACTAAAAGGACGCAAGCAGCTTTGCGCCGTTGACTCCGTCTCTTTTAACGTTCAACAGAACGAGATTGGTATTTTGCTCGGCCCCTCAGGGTGCGGTAAGTCTACAATCCTGCGAATGGTGGCCGGTCTAGAGTCCATTTCGGCAGGCAAGATTTTACTATCTGGTCACCCGATTGCGGGGCCAGGACGAGATCGCGGTATGGTCTTTCAAAGCTATACTTCTTTCCCCTGGTTGACCGTTAGAGAGAATGTCGAGTACGGTCTCAAAGTTAACGGTATCCCCCGAGCCGAACGTCGTGATATCGCCAACCATTTTATTGATCGTGTCCGGCTGACGCAATTTAGAGATGCTTATCCCGGTCAGCTCTCAGGGGGAATGCGACAGCGAGTTGCGATCGCACGCGCCCTCGCCAACGGTCCAGAAATCTTACTCATGGATGAACCCTTCGGCGCACTGGACCCCGAAACCCGGTGGCAGATGCAGGAGCTGCTTCTAGATATTGTCCGTACCGAGAACATGACGGTGCTGATGGTCACTCACGACGTTGATGAAGCTCTATTCCTAGCTGACAAAATTGTTTTCCTCTCCAGCCACCCCGGAACGATCAGAGAAATTATCCCAGCTCCGCGACAGGGTGAGGCCAAGCCAATCACCAAGGAAAGCATGTATGAAATCTCTGAATATATCGACCTGCAAAAGAGAATTATGCATTTGATGAGGGAAGTTGCCCATGATCCAGCTCGCTGA
- a CDS encoding helix-turn-helix domain-containing protein yields the protein MSSESSLDKAFGQFLRYWRSQRNFSQLDLSIASGVSQRHISFVESGRARPSRDMVLKLATVLDIPLRQQNKMLTAAGFAPIYSEFDLSAPELDPIRRALDFALHQQEPYPALVMDRYWNQLKTNQGTAQLMDWLLSGQTVSDEIGPNLMKLMLHPNGIKDHVSNWDAIAPHLIHRVHREALAVGQDEQSQALLESLLTYPDVLELWQAPAKENWQLPLLTVNFSKAGQQLSFFTMISTLGTPQDITLQELRLECFFPADEITQQQFQR from the coding sequence ATGTCGTCAGAGAGCAGCTTAGATAAGGCCTTCGGTCAATTTTTGAGATACTGGCGATCGCAACGCAATTTCAGTCAGCTCGACCTGTCAATAGCGAGCGGCGTGTCGCAACGGCATATCAGCTTTGTTGAATCCGGACGCGCCCGTCCGAGTCGCGACATGGTCCTTAAGCTGGCGACTGTTCTTGACATTCCGTTGCGTCAGCAGAATAAAATGCTCACCGCAGCCGGTTTTGCCCCCATTTATTCAGAATTTGATCTGAGTGCTCCAGAGCTGGACCCTATTCGCCGTGCCTTAGACTTTGCGCTGCATCAGCAAGAACCCTACCCTGCACTGGTCATGGATCGCTACTGGAATCAGTTGAAAACCAACCAGGGAACCGCTCAGTTAATGGACTGGTTACTGTCAGGGCAAACTGTCTCTGATGAAATTGGGCCGAATCTGATGAAACTGATGCTGCACCCCAATGGAATTAAAGATCATGTTTCGAATTGGGATGCGATCGCACCTCACCTGATCCATCGAGTGCACCGGGAAGCATTGGCCGTTGGACAAGATGAACAATCGCAAGCCCTGCTTGAAAGTCTGTTGACCTATCCAGATGTTCTTGAACTATGGCAGGCTCCCGCAAAGGAGAACTGGCAGCTCCCACTGCTCACCGTCAACTTTTCTAAAGCTGGACAGCAGCTCAGCTTTTTTACGATGATTTCCACGTTAGGGACGCCGCAAGATATTACGCTGCAGGAGCTTCGCTTGGAATGCTTTTTCCCTGCTGATGAGATAACACAGCAACAATTTCAAAGATAG
- a CDS encoding DUF2834 domain-containing protein — protein MNISTQQRSQSQGLSKIYLIFIILSLVISWGIFLQFLLSGEASVSLFFEQALATPVSRLLSSDIAISAFIFFIFAYVELKRFQMPSNLLVIYILGTFSVGICFGLSLFLYQRETWFKHSQPQ, from the coding sequence ATGAATATCTCGACTCAGCAGCGCTCCCAATCTCAGGGTCTAAGCAAGATTTATCTCATCTTTATCATTCTCAGTCTGGTGATATCGTGGGGAATTTTTTTGCAGTTTTTGCTTTCAGGTGAGGCTTCAGTTTCCCTTTTCTTCGAACAGGCTTTAGCGACTCCGGTTTCAAGGCTCCTCTCCAGCGATATTGCTATCTCTGCGTTCATCTTTTTCATTTTTGCTTACGTCGAACTGAAGCGATTTCAGATGCCCTCTAACCTACTTGTAATTTATATTCTCGGTACGTTTTCTGTTGGTATTTGCTTCGGTCTCTCTCTATTTCTCTATCAAAGAGAAACGTGGTTCAAGCACTCCCAGCCCCAGTAA
- a CDS encoding sugar phosphate isomerase/epimerase family protein codes for MDLLMLRSQWTGPASLENLVTQTVTDGFDGIEGPIPQSVAEQQRYKKLLADHELFFIAESTTGGDFGSPSDWWIPRPDKTIADHLSDLRWTVEHAAEMGALFVSTMCGYDAWSWSQNVDFFGQALELESSSGITISFETHRGRSLFNPWITRDLLNEFPQMKLTCDFSHWCVVCERLIDSEWSILELCAERAMHVQCRVGYPQHAQVSDPRAPEYTEALTAHERWWDLIWKLQAKRGMLQTTMMPEFLWDGYMQTLPYSAMPVADVWDITCWMAQRQRKRFMEKSTVEI; via the coding sequence GTGGATTTATTGATGTTGCGATCGCAATGGACTGGTCCAGCCTCCCTAGAAAACCTAGTTACCCAAACTGTCACAGATGGCTTCGACGGCATCGAAGGCCCCATCCCCCAAAGTGTGGCAGAGCAACAACGCTACAAAAAACTCCTTGCCGATCATGAACTTTTTTTTATTGCCGAATCAACAACCGGCGGAGATTTTGGCAGCCCCTCCGACTGGTGGATACCTCGCCCAGACAAAACCATTGCTGATCACCTATCAGACTTGAGATGGACTGTTGAACATGCTGCAGAGATGGGAGCACTTTTCGTTTCGACAATGTGTGGGTACGATGCCTGGTCCTGGTCACAAAACGTCGATTTCTTCGGTCAAGCCTTAGAGCTAGAGAGCAGCTCTGGAATCACAATTAGCTTTGAAACTCATCGAGGGCGATCTCTTTTCAATCCTTGGATTACGCGAGATCTCCTCAACGAATTTCCGCAGATGAAATTGACCTGCGACTTTAGCCATTGGTGTGTCGTCTGTGAGCGGCTAATTGATTCAGAATGGTCAATTCTTGAGCTTTGTGCTGAACGAGCAATGCATGTTCAGTGTCGGGTGGGCTACCCTCAACATGCTCAAGTGTCTGATCCACGCGCACCAGAATATACAGAAGCACTAACGGCCCACGAACGCTGGTGGGATCTCATTTGGAAGCTGCAAGCCAAGCGAGGCATGCTACAGACCACGATGATGCCTGAATTTCTTTGGGATGGCTACATGCAAACATTGCCCTACAGTGCAATGCCTGTCGCTGATGTTTGGGACATAACCTGCTGGATGGCTCAGCGGCAACGTAAGCGATTCATGGAAAAGAGTACCGTGGAAATCTGA
- the glnT gene encoding type III glutamate--ammonia ligase, with protein sequence MVGTLTQTTTLFEQAQALGIKFFLVSYTDLLGGTRAKLVPAAKIASVEKNGAFFSSFASNLGLGPDAAEIAAIPDPSSLIQLPWEPTVGWVASDVYFEGKPFPAAPRTILNQVLDECIELGYTYKAGIEAEFFLLKKTDVGYVVADDRDTAERPCYDQLNLMRQFDLISEVVGYMEALGWEPYQCDHEDANGQFELNWSFSEAKVACDRHVFFKYMVKTLAEKRGFTATFMPKPFSHITGSGGHVHNSLWQGETNSFAEGADKGGLSPVGYHFLGGVLEHAKGLTALFAPTVNSYRRLGASSTTSGSTWSPRYISYGGNNRSHMLRIPEAGRFECRLIDGAANMYLALAGLLAAGIDGIKKQTSPGERIDENLYARGSEFPDLPTLPANLYEALKALKQNELLMETLGDLGAKTFFEFKEKEWNAFCDQVTDWEMNHYIDI encoded by the coding sequence ATGGTAGGAACGCTCACGCAGACTACGACGCTGTTTGAACAGGCCCAAGCTCTCGGTATCAAGTTTTTTCTGGTGTCTTACACCGACCTACTGGGCGGGACCAGAGCCAAGCTCGTCCCCGCCGCTAAAATTGCATCTGTTGAAAAGAACGGAGCTTTCTTCTCTTCCTTTGCTTCTAATTTAGGCTTAGGACCGGATGCTGCTGAAATTGCTGCGATTCCAGATCCAAGCTCACTGATTCAGCTTCCTTGGGAGCCGACAGTCGGCTGGGTTGCCAGTGACGTTTACTTTGAAGGCAAGCCCTTCCCCGCTGCGCCACGCACGATTCTCAATCAGGTTTTAGATGAATGTATTGAGTTGGGATATACCTATAAAGCTGGAATCGAAGCCGAGTTCTTTCTACTCAAAAAGACAGATGTGGGCTATGTCGTAGCCGACGACCGCGATACAGCAGAGCGTCCCTGCTATGACCAGCTCAACCTAATGCGCCAGTTTGATCTGATTTCTGAAGTGGTGGGGTACATGGAAGCGCTGGGATGGGAGCCTTACCAATGTGATCACGAAGATGCCAACGGTCAGTTTGAGCTGAACTGGAGCTTCAGCGAGGCCAAGGTGGCTTGCGATCGCCATGTCTTCTTTAAATACATGGTTAAAACCTTGGCTGAGAAGCGCGGCTTCACCGCCACCTTCATGCCCAAGCCCTTCAGCCACATTACCGGCAGCGGCGGTCACGTTCACAATAGCCTCTGGCAGGGCGAGACCAACAGCTTTGCCGAGGGCGCAGACAAGGGCGGACTCTCGCCCGTCGGCTATCACTTCTTGGGGGGCGTATTAGAACACGCCAAGGGGCTGACGGCCTTGTTTGCCCCCACCGTGAATTCCTATCGCCGTTTGGGAGCTAGTTCCACCACCTCAGGCAGCACCTGGTCACCGCGCTACATTTCCTATGGCGGCAACAATCGGTCCCACATGCTGCGCATTCCTGAAGCCGGACGCTTTGAGTGTCGCTTGATTGATGGGGCCGCCAATATGTACCTAGCTTTAGCAGGGTTGCTGGCAGCAGGGATAGACGGCATCAAAAAACAAACGTCCCCTGGAGAGCGCATTGATGAAAATCTGTACGCACGCGGCTCGGAGTTCCCAGATTTGCCGACGCTGCCAGCCAATCTGTATGAGGCACTCAAGGCACTGAAGCAAAATGAGCTGCTCATGGAAACGCTCGGCGATCTAGGTGCAAAAACCTTCTTTGAGTTCAAAGAGAAGGAGTGGAACGCGTTCTGCGATCAGGTGACGGACTGGGAAATGAACCATTACATCGATATTTAA
- a CDS encoding iron-containing alcohol dehydrogenase has translation MASETSTYNFPTKIRFGAGVRTELLSELTALGIQRPLLVTDKDVAALSWFSAIEDSLSVLKVGTFSSFWGNPVVSQVVAGQSAYQSHGADGIIAVGGGAPMDVAKAIALMAHHPGHLFDYEDGASTRPIDQPIPPILAIPTTAGTGSEVGRSAVISDDETHAKKIVFDPRLLPQVVLADPELLLGLPAKITAATGMDALTHLIEAFLAKGSNPLCDGIALEGIYLVSQHLKDSVLFAQQLASGESVDEADHLRSRAGMLNASMMGAIAFQKGLGVTHSCAHALSTVCDTHHGLANGVMLPATMRFNQSAAPEKFLRMARIVNPAATSGTDFIDWIVELSSGIGIPPTLSELGVSSEQVEQLINVAIDDGCHPLNPKPVNRDDFAAIYQDALAA, from the coding sequence ATGGCTTCTGAAACCTCAACCTATAACTTTCCGACCAAGATTCGCTTTGGTGCAGGCGTCAGGACGGAGCTGCTGTCAGAACTTACGGCTCTGGGCATCCAGCGGCCCCTGCTGGTCACCGATAAAGATGTGGCTGCACTTTCCTGGTTCTCGGCCATTGAAGATTCTCTCTCTGTTTTAAAGGTCGGTACCTTTAGCAGCTTTTGGGGCAACCCAGTTGTTTCTCAAGTCGTGGCAGGACAGTCAGCTTATCAATCTCATGGAGCTGATGGCATTATCGCCGTGGGCGGTGGCGCTCCGATGGATGTCGCCAAGGCGATCGCACTTATGGCTCACCATCCAGGGCATCTGTTTGACTATGAAGACGGAGCCAGCACTCGACCGATTGATCAGCCCATTCCACCCATTCTGGCGATTCCAACAACGGCAGGGACCGGTAGTGAAGTGGGTCGCAGCGCCGTGATCTCTGACGATGAAACCCACGCGAAGAAGATTGTTTTTGATCCGCGGCTACTGCCTCAGGTGGTGCTGGCTGATCCAGAACTGTTATTGGGACTTCCGGCCAAAATCACGGCAGCAACAGGTATGGATGCCTTGACTCATTTGATTGAGGCGTTCTTGGCTAAGGGCAGCAATCCACTGTGTGACGGCATTGCTCTGGAGGGAATTTATCTGGTGTCGCAGCACCTAAAAGATAGCGTTCTGTTTGCCCAGCAGTTGGCCTCAGGGGAATCCGTTGATGAAGCCGATCATTTGAGATCGCGAGCGGGGATGTTAAATGCTTCGATGATGGGTGCGATCGCGTTTCAAAAAGGTTTAGGCGTTACCCATTCCTGTGCCCATGCCCTCTCAACGGTATGCGATACCCACCACGGCCTCGCCAACGGGGTGATGCTGCCCGCTACCATGCGGTTTAATCAATCGGCAGCACCAGAAAAGTTCTTACGGATGGCTAGAATTGTGAATCCAGCCGCAACTAGCGGCACAGATTTCATTGACTGGATTGTTGAGCTATCCAGCGGGATTGGCATACCTCCGACGCTTAGTGAATTGGGCGTGTCGAGCGAACAGGTGGAGCAACTTATCAACGTGGCGATTGATGATGGCTGCCATCCCCTGAATCCGAAGCCAGTGAACCGAGACGATTTTGCCGCGATTTACCAGGATGCGCTAGCTGCCTAG
- a CDS encoding aldehyde dehydrogenase family protein — MTDFISVFNPATEELIKEIPVDDSAAVAQKVQHARSAQPAWASLPLPERIGALEKFRDLLIQQVETLAATMTAETGKPISQSKSEILATPQRIDFFCEHIAQVLTPQRVYQEPWQALPGTGQLEEVISYDPLGVIANISAWNYPYFVGTNVFVPALLTGNAVVYKPSEVATMTGLAIASLLHEAGIPQDVFIPIIGAGETGAALLEQAIDGIFFTGSYGTGQKIAIAAAPKLIKTQLELGGKDPAYVCDDADVATAAAGLADGAFYNNGQSCCGIERIYVHKDVYKPFIEKFLHTVQSFKGGAPTEPQTYLGPLSRQPQLIALRQQVKDALDKGAQLRCGGHSLAGPGWYFEPTVLTKVTHDMLIMQEESFGPVIGIQCVEDDESAIALMNDTKYGLTASVYSASRKRAVGILSQVNSGSSYWNCCDRVSPRLPWTGRGHSGIGSTLSVAGIYAFLQPRAWHLKSH, encoded by the coding sequence ATGACCGACTTCATTTCTGTCTTTAACCCTGCAACAGAGGAGCTAATCAAAGAGATTCCCGTTGACGATAGCGCAGCGGTGGCGCAAAAGGTACAACATGCTCGGAGTGCCCAGCCAGCCTGGGCTTCGCTGCCGCTTCCTGAACGGATTGGAGCTTTGGAAAAGTTCAGAGACTTACTAATCCAGCAGGTTGAAACACTAGCTGCAACGATGACGGCAGAAACTGGAAAGCCGATTTCTCAGTCGAAGAGTGAAATTCTCGCAACGCCCCAGCGCATTGACTTCTTTTGTGAACATATTGCGCAAGTGTTGACGCCGCAGCGCGTTTATCAGGAACCATGGCAGGCGCTGCCAGGCACAGGCCAGCTAGAAGAAGTCATTTCCTATGATCCGCTGGGGGTTATTGCCAATATCTCTGCCTGGAACTACCCATATTTTGTTGGAACGAATGTTTTTGTCCCAGCGTTGCTGACCGGCAATGCTGTTGTGTATAAACCGTCTGAAGTAGCGACGATGACAGGGCTTGCAATCGCATCCCTTCTCCACGAAGCAGGCATCCCCCAAGATGTGTTTATTCCCATCATTGGCGCAGGAGAAACAGGAGCGGCCCTGCTAGAGCAGGCCATCGACGGTATATTTTTCACAGGCTCTTACGGGACAGGGCAGAAAATTGCGATCGCAGCTGCTCCAAAGCTGATCAAGACACAGCTAGAGCTTGGAGGTAAAGATCCGGCCTACGTCTGCGACGATGCTGATGTGGCGACAGCGGCGGCAGGTCTTGCGGACGGAGCCTTCTACAACAACGGCCAAAGCTGCTGCGGAATAGAACGCATCTATGTACATAAAGACGTATATAAGCCATTCATCGAAAAATTCTTACACACTGTACAAAGTTTCAAAGGGGGCGCTCCCACCGAGCCTCAAACCTATCTTGGTCCCCTCAGCCGTCAGCCCCAACTGATCGCCTTAAGGCAGCAGGTCAAAGATGCTTTAGATAAAGGTGCTCAATTACGCTGTGGTGGACATTCCCTTGCAGGTCCGGGTTGGTACTTTGAGCCAACGGTACTCACAAAGGTGACGCACGACATGCTGATCATGCAAGAAGAGTCCTTTGGTCCTGTGATTGGTATTCAGTGCGTTGAGGATGATGAAAGTGCGATCGCACTCATGAACGACACCAAGTATGGACTCACAGCATCGGTGTATAGTGCCAGCCGAAAACGGGCCGTAGGCATTTTGAGCCAAGTGAACAGCGGGAGTTCTTATTGGAACTGTTGCGATCGCGTCAGCCCCAGACTTCCCTGGACGGGGCGAGGGCATTCAGGCATCGGATCTACCCTCTCGGTGGCGGGAATCTATGCTTTTTTGCAGCCTCGGGCTTGGCATCTAAAGAGCCACTAA
- a CDS encoding Uma2 family endonuclease, with the protein MVASVEQTYLTPEEYLQLEKASAIKHEYIDGDAYAMAGASDAHVTIAGNLFAELRSYLRGKGCRAYISDMKARIESLNRFFYPDVMVTCDQRDQETPTYKRFPKLIVEVLSESTAAFDRGDKFFDYQRLESLQEYVLINTHVQRVECYRRAENGLWSVQFFGPTDPAFQLPSIGYKGSLASLYEDVVFPKVDSAANQDTTQL; encoded by the coding sequence ATGGTTGCTTCTGTTGAGCAGACTTATCTCACACCCGAAGAATATCTGCAGCTTGAGAAGGCCAGCGCGATCAAACATGAATATATAGATGGCGACGCCTATGCAATGGCTGGAGCCAGCGACGCCCACGTTACCATTGCTGGAAATTTGTTTGCTGAACTGCGAAGCTATCTGCGGGGTAAAGGCTGTCGAGCATATATCTCTGATATGAAAGCTCGCATTGAATCGTTGAATCGCTTCTTCTACCCAGATGTCATGGTGACTTGTGATCAACGTGATCAGGAAACGCCGACCTATAAGCGCTTCCCAAAGTTGATTGTTGAGGTGCTATCGGAATCTACGGCTGCATTTGACCGGGGCGATAAATTCTTTGACTATCAGCGCCTCGAAAGTTTGCAAGAGTACGTCCTAATCAATACTCACGTGCAGCGGGTTGAATGCTATCGCCGCGCAGAGAATGGCCTATGGTCCGTACAGTTTTTTGGGCCTACAGACCCAGCCTTTCAACTTCCCAGTATTGGTTACAAAGGGTCTTTAGCATCACTCTATGAAGATGTTGTTTTTCCTAAAGTTGATAGCGCAGCCAATCAGGACACCACTCAACTCTGA
- a CDS encoding Uma2 family endonuclease: MTAVQTRRFTVQEYYRMTEQGILSPTERTELINGEIVKMAAKGTAHTSAVLLVQDVFKESLGRQVFVKSQDPIQLFNDSEPEPDVAVVKRDPLAYSTHHPIPEEILLVIEVADSSLKYDLETMAVLYARAEIAEYWVLDVLTRQLHIFRQPHQDRYQSQMILAETLDVTPIAFTDCTIAIRDLLPPIAPDQS, encoded by the coding sequence ATGACTGCTGTTCAAACCCGCCGATTCACGGTTCAGGAATACTACCGCATGACGGAGCAGGGGATTCTATCACCCACTGAGCGGACCGAACTCATCAATGGAGAAATCGTCAAAATGGCGGCCAAGGGAACAGCTCACACCTCCGCAGTCTTGCTAGTTCAAGATGTTTTTAAGGAAAGTTTGGGGCGTCAGGTATTTGTCAAATCTCAAGATCCGATTCAACTCTTTAATGACTCGGAGCCGGAGCCAGATGTAGCCGTGGTCAAACGTGATCCTCTGGCGTATAGCACTCACCACCCGATTCCAGAAGAGATTTTATTGGTGATAGAGGTTGCAGATTCTAGCCTTAAATATGACTTAGAGACTATGGCTGTTCTCTACGCCCGAGCAGAAATTGCTGAGTATTGGGTTTTAGATGTTCTAACGCGGCAGCTTCACATCTTTCGCCAGCCCCATCAAGACCGTTATCAATCCCAAATGATTTTGGCGGAAACATTGGACGTTACGCCCATCGCATTTACAGACTGCACCATTGCCATCCGTGATTTACTGCCGCCTATCGCTCCAGATCAGAGTTGA